From the genome of Chanodichthys erythropterus isolate Z2021 chromosome 17, ASM2448905v1, whole genome shotgun sequence:
TTATGTCAAGTTGATCACCAACTTAtgcttatgatgcttttgggaaacacagcccagatcatagtttctctggccataacaaatgtgctctacaaacacaaagttgaaGCAGCCAGAAGACAAATAACATTGAAAagttaagggtcaagagcccaactaaagaaAACGctgatcaccataatggtgacttgaaacaaaactttcattaaaacattcacatctaaacatctgttaattaatgaaggggaaaaaacatgaacaaaggGGTTATTACAGTTTAGGCTCCAAGAATTACAAATAAGACTGTTTGGAAGTAAAGGCCTCATGTTGGCATGAAAAGGCCACATAAggcaacatgttttttttttttgttgttgttgttgcttgtATTAATCTGCAATCATATTGCatgatgttattattattatttaaatctgCTGTccacgatttttggccctctagcggttaataaacagaactgcacgcatcttgcggaggaacattctagctGAACAATCTACTTTTCTCCATGTATGTCTATGGTGAGTCACGCAGtaactgtgatactctgcggcgagtcctaccagtctggtCTTAAATAGTCAGAAtaaaaacacttattataagtgtaccataatgattcaggataagacaaaaacaaagtttggaaaatggattcattttgtatattctcattatatcatttttgtaatttttaacacagaaaagttgcggactgcagctttaataccttattattttcatttctcatctatatattatattacatttttgagATAATGAAAGCACTTTGTTATCTTAAAATGGTGTGTAATCAATTTTGTAAAAGAGTAATGTTTGCCTTTATAGAAGGTGCAGTGAATATTATTTTGTCTCATAGACTGTATTTCATTGTATATTGGACAACCACAATGCTGCTATTTactatgtatttaaataatgtaatttatttttcaaacaaatgaatgaattgtGGAAAAAAATCACCTATTGATATTTTCCCTTAGAGAAAGTTCCAcaaatttccacaaaaatgtggAAGAGTTTTGAGTATCACACTCACTGTAGCCTTTGCATGTTTGTTTAGTAAATGTTATTCACACAGATGTATTACTTATGAAAGTATTCAGAAAGAGAAAAAGGAGTTATATATCAAATGCAAATTCTAGATACACATTTAGCTTAAAAAGAGATGAATTCACTAGTATTGTTGTATGATTATTGTTCTTTTCTAAcatgtgaaatgttttaacaGAACTCAGATGccaaaatgaataataataatttgtgaaTAATCACATTGTACACTGATCTCAAATAGTCTGCAATTACATATAAATCATTCAAGATTTAATCTATTTGAACAGCACGTGTATCTAATGCAAATTTACAATGTAACTGtcaataattaaaattacacaattatgttcaaataaattactaaaaaattaaaacaatatacataaaatatttgaaagTGTAACAAGTAATGGCAACCCTTAAACAACACACTACATTTCCCAAGACAAATCTTGCTGTTGGCCAGACAATttaaaactctagatcttcattattaaaatatataaactagaATGGGATGTTTAAGTAGTTGGTCAACCAAAACTGAGTTTTATGCATtacaaattttacattttgaaagGAATTTAGGCAAGATCAAAATCCTTTAAAAAAGATTATCATGTTAGTTTATCAGTGTCAGATAAGATCACATTGTTTTTGCATCTGATATAGTAAGCCATAGCTGCAAAGAATTTCTCATCTCTGAACCCATAGACGAGAGGACTTACTGCTCTAGAAGTGATACTAAAAGCCAGGAAATTTATAAATCGGACAGTCAGATATGAATGAATATCATACTCCATAACTACAGCCTCAATGTAAGGGCACATCACCTCGGCAGTACATAAAAACAGCTGAAGGATGTGAAGGGAAATGGTGCGCTGCCCTTTTAATGCGGACTTCTTGTCACCAGATGCTGCGCGTGCAGCAAGGTATATCATTACATAACAAAAGACTTCAACGATCAAAATAGCCACAAGTCCCACAATATACAGCAGACCCCTGGCAAAATGACGAATCTTATCCGGAATCATAATCTCATAGTGGCAGTGTGTGAGCTGAGACATGTATTCACGAGAGGCAGTGCTGATAAGAATGAACATGTCAACAAAGGGGTTTATGGAGCTCAGGATCCAAATCATTAAAATCACCATCATAGCTCTTCTAGAGGTGGAGATCGCATGATGTCGGAGAGGCATGCAAATGGCCACATAGCGCTCCACGCACATGGCACCGATGGTTAATGGTGCACTTACTGCAACTGCTTCCGTTAACATGCATATGGGGATACAGAAATGCAGAGGTAATAAAACAAGGTTGTATGATAAGAGCACCACAAAATCTGTCAGACAAAGAAATATTAGGTCTACCAAGAGAGAGTGACCAAACAATATATAGCGTGTCTCTGTTCTGAAAGTCTCTTTCTTGGAGAATATTAAGAGCATGAGGAAGATGAGGTAGATGAAGGGCCACACAAAGATCTGGGTCAGCGCCAGTGAAATGTTCCTCCGGACGGGGTCGACTTGGATCAGTTGCATCTGCTCATCACCACTGGCATTCTGACTGGCCATTGTGCACACATCTGGAACAAAAGCACATTTACAATAATACACAAAATATGTGAGAATGTACTCATCAATAATACTTTAGAATAAACAATGAATATGTACATTCATAATAAGCTCAATGTTGACTTGAAAAACAAAGACTGAACAAGTATTCAGTttacaacacaaaaaaacatgaaatcaatGTTACATAACCTTGTTGTACCATTTACTGAAAGTATTCTTAACTTTGTCCTTGAGCCCTGGTCATCAGGCGTAACTGTACCTGCATACTGTGAACAAACATTTATATAGGGTTTGACAGTGAAACTCTAAAAGATGACATCTTCTTAGTTGATGACATCTAGAGCTAAATTTagatttgtttgtgtgttggGGATAGACATGGAGCACTGAGACACAATCATGCTTAAAACAGTCAAACTGTACAGTAAGATCAAAAACAATAACCTTAACAAGTAATATGCAATACTATAACAGTGAGTTATAGTACATTGCCTGTAACATCATTAATTcaattcaacaaaaaaaattaaattgatttgGAATGAATCAAATTCATTCCTTAaatgtcaaccatttaaaacgagtaaaatttaaaatttaagtaaaatttaaacaaaaatatctgaataacagACAGCATTGAAGTCACCTGAttataacaagcagaatcactgaaggaaagggaaacacaagaattaacagaggtttagatgttgatgctgattttatttaaaatgtttggtCGCCATTATGGTTATCAGTGTTTCGtttagttgggcagtttgactATTTGCTTTTCatgtcagtttgtggtttttCTAATGGTGctcattttacacattttaaatggttgacttttaaggaattaatttgattaattctaactcaattcttaTATGTTGAATTTGTTATATGtggtttatttctttttctcttgGCTGACATGTGGCATTGTTATGGCCAGCTTGTGGCTCAGATCATCATTCCACATGTACCATGTGAGctggatctgggccgacacaaAGTTGCTATCTGGGAACATtaccaaaataaaaaacatacacAAAAGATCTggaacattatattatattatattatattatattatattatattatattatattatattatattatattatattatattatattatattatattatattatattatattatattatattatatatacactacatTGCCAAATGTTTTGGGATGCCTGCctttatgtgcacatgaactttgatgacatcccattcttaatccgtagggtttattatggagttggcccaccctttgcagctataacagcttcaactcttttgggaaggctttccaaggtttcttctagaagcacatttgtgagatcaggcactgatgttggacgagaaggcctggctcacagtctccgctcttattcatcccaaaggtgttctatcgggttgaggtcaggactctgtgcaggacagtcaagttcctccacacaaGTTccagaacacgtctccactgctctagagtccagtggcggtgtgctttacaccactgcatccaacgctttgcattgcacttggtgatgtaatgcttggatgcagctgctggtcatggaaacccattccatgaagctctctacgcactgttcttgagctaatctgaaggccacacaaagtttggaggtctgtagctattgactctacagaaagttggtgacttctgcgcactgtgcacCTCAGCATGCTCTGACCCctttctgtgattttacgtggcctaccacttcgtggctgagttgttgttattgtgaacaattgcttccactttgttataatatcactaacagttgaccatggaatatttagtagtgaggaaatttcaagaatggacttattgcaggtggcaacctatcacagtaCCACAATTAAATTCACTGaactcctgagagcgacccattctttcacaaatgtttgtagaagcagtctgcatgcctaggtgttGATTTTAAAcactgtggccatggaagtgattggaacacctgaattcaatgatctGGAGGAGTGGCCCAAtatttttggcaatatagtgtatcaTTCCATGCATCTTTTTATGCGTTGCTAGTTTAACTTTGTATagattataaatatttgaaatttaaCAGTCTATTAAATCTTTCGACaaaatggtaacacttcatTTCAATGGTTCACTTTAGACATTTTACTATCTATAAGTAACTaaatgtcaactaactctcattagagtattactAGACTGTTAGGTTAATGTTAGGTGTTAGGGTTTAGGTTAGTAAAATAAGTTGACGTagtagttgcaaagttagtcagtgaatgtctgttgggggagcatcaaaataaagtgttagtaGTTATCAAGCAGACATTCTACCATTACTCCAATGACTGCTAGTtgatgtagttgcaaagttacttatagtatgtagaatgtctaaagtggtcAGAGGGAATCATTTCAAACAAGCTGGACAGAGGATTGGTGTCGGCCTGCATATACACTAATAACAATCTGTGTTAACCCATGCAATGTATAAATCATTTTGGTGAATTGTAATGGTACACTGACCAACTTTAAATCTGTCTTCTCTATATTTGTTCTCtcactttttaaatataaatttaaaaaagtccaaaaacataaattatatatatatatatatatatatatatatatatatataaatatatatatattggcttTTTGTTGGCACTATAGAGGCTATGCAGCACAATCATTACATAACTACTCATGTTTGTCTGAAATACTGTATCACAAAGTCCATAAAGTATAATTGCAtaacttttctttctttaaagaAATTTTCACAAAACTATGGAAGTGTTTTGGGTGCTGtactttattaaacatatttacatCATTATGATGTGGAGGAGTATTACTCCAGAGATTAATCAGAGTGAGAActcattaaataaacatttgcttTGCAGCTTGGCTCGGTGCAACTCGCAAAGGGATCAAGCAACTTGCCCTCATGTTGCCTGGCGGGTTGCATCATTGCCAAACAATTAGGAAGCACAAATTACACTAAAATGCAAAGTCGATGGCCTTTTTAACCTTTAAAGCACATAATTAGTCACTTAGGATTTGACTCTGTGAAGATTTGGACAACTGTTTTCCGTGATGCGCGTCTGATCCTCAGGGATCTTTCTAGTGTAAGCTTTCAGAAACATCAACTCATaactaaaataactttttagcGTGTTTTAGTGTAACATATAAACATTTGAATATTCAGATGATATAACACAACAAACTGATCTTTGTATATGTTTAATCTTAGagtaaagatatttttttattgtatcaCATATATAGACAAAGGATGGGCAACTtggttcctggagggccactgtctaCTTATTCAAATGTGTTTGATTATGTCATGATTGACTACAGGAAGCAAATGCAAGTGACGTCGTTTATTCAACAACAAGCAgtaacataaacacagtcaaTGAAAACGGGCAGGCTTCAGGTGGCGCAGGGACTGAGATGGTCGGCTGGTGACGTGACGTGGTGACAGAAGAGTGGCGGTGAGATGATTCCAGGTTCCAGACAGTAGACAAGGCACGAAGACAGTAATCCACAGATAGACGACGAACAACTGGGACTCCGGTCAGGAACAGACAAGACAACCACGaacaggacaccaaacaacgatctgacaaggAGAGATGAACGAGGTGAGTATAAAAAGACTGAGGTGATGAGCAGCAGGTGGGGAGAAtaatgagtggcagctgggtccACTGATCACCCACGTGGCCTGggcacacccacaaacacactcgcacacaaacacaaacacacccactgctgtcataacacagagcacgcgacaagaaggaaacaatgcatctgcgaaccgtgacagtacccctcctCCTAGGAATGCCTCCTGGCATTCCCCGACTCCcttacctgtcgattgtaatcctcgataagggtgtgatccagaatgtccctggcaggaacccaactcctctcctccggaccgtaaccttcccagtccaccaagtactgaaatccgcgtcccctccgcctagaGTCCAGAATACGAGTTACCGAATAAGCTGGCTCCCCATCTACGAGACGCGGCGGTGGGGGAACCGGGGCTGGCGGGTTAATCTCAGAATGAAAAACAGGTTTAATTTTGGAGACATGGAAGACGGAATGAATCCTCCTGTACACTGGAGGAAGTTTAAGGCGGACTGCCACCAGACTAATGATCTTGGTGACAGTGAACGGGCCAATAAATTTAGGAGCAAGCTTCTTAGAAGCGGAACGGAGAGGAATGTCcttggtagaaagccacactttttgaccgaCGACGTAAACCGGAGGCcttgaccggtggcgatcggccTTGGCCTTGGTGCGTTCCCTCACTTGGAGGAGAGTCTCTCGGGCTCTCGTCCAAGTTCggtggcacctctggacaaaggcgtgggCAGAGGGAACCGCGACCtcggattccagactgggaaaaataggtggctggtaacctacacTGCATTCAAACGGAGATAGGCCCATGGACGACACTGGTAAAGTATTGTGTGCGTACTCCACCATTGAGAGTTGCTGACTCCaagaggaaggattcttggagaCCATACATCGCAACGTTCGCTCCAAATCCTGATTGGCTCTCTCAGTCTGACCATTGCTCTGGGGGTGAAACCCAGATGACAGACTAACAGTCGCCCCCAGCAATTTACAGAATTCCTGCCAAAATTTGGAAACgaattggggacccctgtcagagACCACGTCTACCGGGAGGCCATGAATCCGAAAGACGTGATCAATGACcgtaaccgctgtctccttggctgagggtaatttgggcaagggaataaaatgagccaccttcgagaaccggtccactacggttAAAACAACCGTGTTCccttgggagggtgggagggcggtcaCAAAATCTAGCGAgatatgggaccagggtctcgaagggactgaCAGCGGTTGAAGTAACCCATCTGGGGCacgattggaagtcttaccaacGGCGCAGACTGAGCAAGCCAAGACAAAATCGCGAACGTCACGAGCCATGagaggccaccagaatcgttgcttaaccAAAAACTTAGTTCAACTGACTCCTGGATGACATGCCACgttggaacaatgaccccactgAATGATCATGGACCGTAATCCCTCCGGCACAAATAATCGGTTAGGTGGACACtcgggcggaggcgttaccccttctagaGCCGACTTGACtctcgattcgacctcccatgtgaGTGTGGAGATAACTAATCTCTCGGGAAAAAtgcactcgggagtagacgggcgttcggaaCGGTCAAAAATACGAGACAAAGAGTCGGGTTTGATGTTCTTGGAACCCGGGCGGTACGAGAGAGTAAaatcaaaacgtccgaaaaaaagtgcccaccgagcctgcctggagttcaaTCTTTTGGCAGTTCTGATGTATTCTAGGTTCTTATGATCGGTCCAGACGATAAAGGGTACCCCAGAGCCCTCTAACCAGTGGCGCCATTCTTCCAATGCTAActtgactgccagcaactcccGATTACCAATGTCGTAGTTACTTTCGGCGGGAGATAAGCGATGTGAAAAAAACGTGCACGGATGCATCTTATCATCCGCGGAAGAACGCTGGGACAacactgcacctacccccacctctgatgcgtcgacctccaccacaaaCTGCCGTGATGGATCAGGGGCAACGAGAATAGGGGCTGAAACAAAGCGagccttcagtttggcaaacgcAGCTTCCGCTGCGTCTGACCACCTGAACGTAGTCttgggggaggtcaaggcgaTCAGAGGtgaggctagttggctgaagttgcgaatgaaacgccggtaaaaattggcgaaccccagaaacctctgtagggccttacgggaatctggattTGGCCAAtctaccacagccttaaccttctcaGGGTCCATGCGTACTCCCTCAGTCGACACGATGTATCCTAGGAAAGggacagactgtgcatgaaaaacgcatttctccgccttgacaaaaagcccattcactaGCAACCTCTGAAGCACTCGTCGAATGTGCTGTACGTGTTCCTGGAGAGATgaggaaaaaatcaatatgtcgtccaggtagacatataagAACTGATCGACCATATCTCTcagcacgtcattgacgagtgcctggaagaccgctggGGATTTGGAAAGCCCGAACGGCATGACcaaatattcaaagtgccccctaggggtgttaaaggcggtcttccattcatcaccctccctgatgcggaccaaatgataagcatttCTTAAATCCAATTTCGTGAAGACGGatgctccctgcaacctctcgaaGGCTGAAGACATTAACGGCAAAGGATAGGTATTCTTTACTGTAATGTTGTTCAAcccccggtaatcaatacaaggtcgcagggaaccatccttcttccccacaaaaaagaaccccgcccccgctggagaagaggaatgGCGAATGAACCCGGCTGCtagtgaatcagaaatatatttctccatagcCTCTCTTTCGGGAACCGAAAGTGAATATaacttgcctttaggcggagacttcCCTGGTACTAGATCTATGGCACAGTCGTAAGGACGATgcggaggaagagaagcagccctggacttactgaacacctccttcaggtccTGGTACTCAACGGGCACGGTAGACAGATCCACTGCTTCCTCCTGTAAGACAGAACCAGAAACAGACGAACAAgcagagacaagacaagacttATGACACTCCTCACTCCAGGCCACGATGCAGTTCTGGACCCAGTCTACCCGGGGGTTGTGTCTGGTGAACCAAGGATGACCAAGGATGACGGGGGTGTGAGGggaatcaaaaataaaaaatttaatccGTTCAGAATGGTTGCCAGCGGTGATCAGGGTGATATCTTCAGTAATGTGAGAAATGGTGGGAAGACTCTGTCCATTGAGTGCGTGAACAGCGATTCTGTCGGTGAGTGGTCTGAAAGGGATGTGGAACTTGGTGGCGAAAGATTGGTCCATGAAGTTACCTTCTGCCCCGGAATCCAGAAGTGCGTTGCAGTTGTGAAGGTGATGTGACCATCCCAATCTCACCGGGAGGAGGGTGGATGTGGTTGAGGACTTTCCagcggagatcccacccgacAGTAGCCTCAAACTTACTGCCGGGCTTGCCCTTTTAACGGGCAGTTGTAAACGAAATGTCCCGCCTTgccacaatataaacaaagtccttgggacctccgcctctcccgctcctcccgggaaagccgagctcgacctacctgcatgggctcaTGATCTTGAATGGGACTGATCGTGTCCCCGCCGCTGGACCTCCGGACTTCCTCACTCTTGTGGGCTGGACTTCTCCGCTCGGCCCTGGTCAGCCGAGCATCCACCCGGAGCGCCAGGTCAACGAGACCATTAAACGTGGTGGGGAGGTCCAACGCGTAGATCTCCCTTTGAACACGATCagccaacccatgcaggaacatgtcccactgcgcctcctcgttccagtgACACTCTGCCGCCAAAGTACGAAATTCGATGGAATAATCAGACACCGACTTCTCTCCTTGGCGTAGTTCCGCCAACTGTCTGGCGGCTTCTCTCCCCGCGACTGAGCGGTCGAACACTCTCTTCATTTCTGCGGAGAGTGACTGGAACGAGGTACAGCAGGGGTCTtggttctcccacaccgccgttccccagAGCGATGCCTTCCCCGTCAGAAGCGTCAGTATGAAAGCCACTTTGCTTAGTTCGGTGCTGAAAGTGCGGGGCTGCAGAGCAAAGTGCATGGTACAATGTGTCAGAAAAGCTCTACAAAATCCTGGTTCACCTGAATAAGCTTCGGGCACTGGAAGACGAGGCTCCGAAGCGGCGACGCTCGCTGGTGTGGGTTGGGAAACGGCCGGTGTGGGCGGCGCAGCGGGAAAACGAAGCAGCTGGACTTGCTGGGTGAGCTCGGATACCTGCGCCACGAGAGCCTGCACGGCTCTTCCCGTCTCGTTAAGATTACTCTCCTGTGACTCCATTCGACGAATGCTTCTGTTGACGAAATCCTCCAGTGAAGACTGCTGAGTGCTTGCTGCTTCCGCTctttggtcagat
Proteins encoded in this window:
- the LOC137005299 gene encoding odorant receptor 131-2-like isoform X2, yielding MASQNASGDEQMQLIQVDPVRRNISLALTQIFVWPFIYLIFLMLLIFSKKETFRTETRYILFGHSLLVDLIFLCLTDFVVLLSYNLVLLPLHFCIPICMLTEAVAVSAPLTIGAMCVERYVAICMPLRHHAISTSRRAMMVILMIWILSSINPFVDMFILISTASREYMSQLTHCHYEIMIPDKIRHFARGLLYIVGLVAILIVEVFCYVMIYLAARAASGDKKSALKGQRTISLHILQLFLCTAEVMCPYIEAVVMEYDIHSYLTVRFINFLAFSITSRAVSPLVYGFRDEKFFAAMAYYIRCKNNVILSDTDKLT
- the LOC137005299 gene encoding odorant receptor 131-2-like isoform X1, with amino-acid sequence MVQQDVCTMASQNASGDEQMQLIQVDPVRRNISLALTQIFVWPFIYLIFLMLLIFSKKETFRTETRYILFGHSLLVDLIFLCLTDFVVLLSYNLVLLPLHFCIPICMLTEAVAVSAPLTIGAMCVERYVAICMPLRHHAISTSRRAMMVILMIWILSSINPFVDMFILISTASREYMSQLTHCHYEIMIPDKIRHFARGLLYIVGLVAILIVEVFCYVMIYLAARAASGDKKSALKGQRTISLHILQLFLCTAEVMCPYIEAVVMEYDIHSYLTVRFINFLAFSITSRAVSPLVYGFRDEKFFAAMAYYIRCKNNVILSDTDKLT